A genomic window from Pseudonocardia broussonetiae includes:
- a CDS encoding aldo/keto reductase, which yields MAQVPSIRLNSGVEIPQFGFGVFQIDPGDVGPALGAAFEAGYRHVDTAQMYRNETEVGQAIAASGLRRDEVFVTTKLDNDRHGHDEAVAALGESLERLGLDHLDLFLIHWPRPSEDRYVETWKGFEKLASDGRTRAIGVSNFQIPHLERLAAETGTVPAVNQIELHPRLPQEELRAYHREHGIATEAWSPIGQGGDLLSDERLVSLGQKYGKTPAQLVLRWHVELGNIVFPKSVTPSRIRENIEVFDFELAPADMATISELDTGERMGPDPDSFG from the coding sequence ATGGCTCAGGTACCCAGCATCCGGCTCAACAGCGGCGTCGAGATCCCCCAGTTCGGGTTCGGCGTCTTCCAGATCGACCCCGGTGACGTGGGCCCCGCCCTGGGTGCGGCGTTCGAGGCCGGCTACCGGCACGTCGACACCGCGCAGATGTACCGCAACGAGACCGAGGTCGGGCAGGCCATCGCCGCCTCCGGTCTGCGTCGCGACGAGGTCTTCGTGACCACCAAGCTCGACAACGACCGCCACGGCCACGACGAGGCCGTCGCCGCGCTCGGCGAGAGCCTGGAGCGGCTCGGGCTCGACCACCTCGACCTGTTCCTCATCCACTGGCCGCGGCCGTCGGAGGACCGGTACGTCGAGACGTGGAAGGGCTTCGAGAAGCTCGCCTCCGACGGGCGGACGCGCGCGATCGGCGTCTCCAACTTCCAGATCCCGCACCTGGAGCGCCTCGCCGCCGAGACCGGCACCGTGCCCGCGGTCAACCAGATCGAGCTGCACCCCCGCCTCCCGCAGGAGGAGCTGCGCGCCTACCACCGCGAGCACGGCATCGCGACGGAGGCGTGGAGCCCGATCGGGCAGGGCGGCGACCTGCTGAGTGACGAGCGTCTCGTCTCCCTCGGTCAGAAGTACGGCAAGACCCCCGCGCAGCTCGTCCTGCGGTGGCACGTCGAGCTCGGCAACATCGTGTTCCCCAAGTCGGTCACACCGTCCCGCATCAGGGAGAACATCGAGGTGTTCGACTTCGAGCTGGCCCCCGCCGACATGGCGACGATCAGCGAGCTCGACACCGGCGAGCGCATGGGCCCGGACCCCGACTCGTTCGGCTGA
- a CDS encoding patatin-like phospholipase family protein yields MSGRTLVLGGGGITGIAWMLGLLAGLAERGVDLRAADDVVGTSAGSVVGAQLATGVDVEERYAAQLADPTGEVAAGIGKGALLALGVALVGPRDPQRLRARIGRFARSAATMPESERLAVIGGRLPVQEWPERSLRITAVDAHDGAFRVLDRTSGVPLVHAVASSCAVPGVYPPVTTGGTRYIDGGVRSPVNADLAAGAERVVVLAPIIRGLGPQGGVAPQVEGLRAAGSRVVLVSPDPAAVTAIGRNVLDPARRAGAARAGRTQAADVTDAIAAIWTDG; encoded by the coding sequence GTGAGCGGTCGCACGCTCGTCCTGGGCGGCGGCGGGATCACCGGCATCGCCTGGATGCTCGGCCTGCTGGCCGGGCTCGCCGAGCGCGGCGTCGACCTCCGCGCGGCCGACGACGTCGTCGGCACCTCGGCGGGGTCGGTGGTGGGTGCGCAGCTCGCCACGGGCGTCGACGTCGAGGAGCGCTACGCCGCCCAGCTCGCCGACCCGACGGGCGAGGTCGCGGCCGGGATCGGGAAGGGCGCCCTGCTGGCCCTGGGAGTGGCGCTGGTAGGCCCGCGCGACCCGCAGCGGCTGCGCGCCCGCATCGGCCGGTTCGCGCGGAGCGCGGCGACGATGCCCGAGTCCGAGCGCCTCGCGGTGATCGGCGGCCGCCTGCCCGTGCAGGAGTGGCCGGAGCGCTCGCTGCGGATCACCGCCGTCGACGCCCACGACGGTGCCTTCCGCGTCCTGGACCGCACGTCGGGCGTGCCGCTCGTGCACGCCGTCGCCTCGAGCTGCGCGGTGCCCGGCGTCTACCCGCCCGTCACCACCGGCGGCACCCGCTACATCGACGGCGGCGTGCGCTCGCCCGTCAACGCCGACCTGGCCGCGGGCGCGGAGCGGGTCGTCGTGCTCGCGCCGATCATCCGGGGCCTCGGCCCGCAGGGCGGCGTCGCGCCGCAGGTGGAGGGGCTGCGGGCGGCCGGGTCGCGGGTCGTGCTGGTCTCGCCCGACCCCGCCGCCGTCACCGCGATCGGGCGCAACGTGCTCGACCCCGCGCGCCGCGCCGGTGCCGCGCGGGCCGGGCGCACCCAGGCCGCCGACGTGACCGATGCCATCGCCGCGATCTGGACGGACGGATAA
- a CDS encoding Hsp70 family protein: MAYQLGIDLGTTWTAAAVCRDGQERPEVLPLGGVSSSVASVVFRAPDGSLVLGEPAQRRALTEPRRVAREFKRRIGDDTPMVVGGEPMTAADLCARFVAWVVDEAARREGGAAESIAVTHPVEWGEHKRAVFAAALAAHGLGHVAFLTEPQAAAVGYASTERIEPGGAVGVYDLGGGTFDAAVVRKLPDGGFALLGHPTGIERLGGVDFDEAVLDHVRTALGDVWQGLDPADPSVQAAVAGLRRECTAAKEALSADTEVLVPVMLPGTHTQVRLGRAEFEDMIRPAVGETVEALRRALVSAGLAPGDLDAVLLVGGSSRIPLVSQLVSAELGRSIAVDADPKAVVAAGAALTARGLVRPAVAVPVAAPAAEPLPDVLPAVPPVAFEDAPEEPDAPRRRRGTLVLAASIAVVATFGLSATLATGVVPLPAAVVGESLAQADAAVPAAGAPAGVDPWTGAAPAVTTPAGPRRPEAVAAAVRPVARVTPTGATGASAAVPTPAAVPVAPAPAAPAPVVPAAPVPAPAPVPVPGPGTGTGGTEDTGGTDTPPTDNGGDTPPADDGGSTPPADNGGGSTGGDTGGTEGGGTPPVTEPAPVGGTEGASQGGTSTAPAAAPATSAAASTAPAAP; this comes from the coding sequence ATGGCCTACCAGCTCGGCATCGACCTGGGGACCACCTGGACGGCCGCCGCCGTGTGCCGCGACGGCCAGGAACGTCCCGAGGTGCTCCCGCTGGGCGGGGTGTCGAGCTCCGTCGCGTCCGTCGTCTTCCGCGCCCCCGACGGCAGCCTCGTCCTCGGCGAGCCCGCGCAGCGCCGCGCGCTGACCGAGCCGCGCCGCGTCGCCCGCGAGTTCAAGCGGCGCATCGGCGACGACACCCCGATGGTCGTCGGCGGCGAGCCCATGACGGCCGCCGACCTGTGCGCGCGATTCGTGGCCTGGGTCGTCGACGAGGCCGCGCGCCGCGAGGGCGGGGCCGCCGAGTCGATCGCCGTCACGCACCCCGTCGAGTGGGGCGAGCACAAGCGCGCGGTGTTCGCCGCGGCGCTGGCCGCGCACGGGCTCGGCCACGTCGCCTTCCTCACCGAGCCCCAGGCCGCGGCCGTCGGCTACGCGAGCACCGAGCGGATCGAGCCCGGCGGCGCCGTCGGCGTCTACGACCTGGGCGGCGGCACCTTCGACGCCGCGGTCGTCCGCAAGCTCCCCGACGGCGGGTTCGCGCTGCTCGGGCACCCCACCGGCATCGAGCGGCTCGGCGGCGTCGACTTCGACGAGGCCGTGCTCGACCACGTCCGCACCGCGCTCGGCGACGTCTGGCAGGGCCTGGACCCCGCCGACCCGAGCGTGCAGGCCGCCGTCGCCGGGCTGCGCCGCGAGTGCACGGCGGCCAAGGAGGCGCTGTCCGCCGACACCGAGGTGCTGGTGCCGGTGATGCTGCCGGGCACGCACACGCAGGTCCGGCTGGGCCGCGCCGAGTTCGAGGACATGATCCGGCCCGCGGTGGGCGAGACCGTCGAGGCCCTGCGCCGCGCCCTGGTGTCCGCCGGGCTCGCGCCCGGGGACCTCGACGCCGTCCTGCTCGTCGGCGGGTCGTCGCGGATCCCGCTGGTGTCGCAGCTGGTCTCGGCCGAGCTCGGCCGGTCGATCGCGGTCGACGCCGACCCCAAGGCCGTCGTCGCCGCCGGGGCCGCGCTCACCGCGCGGGGCCTGGTGCGGCCCGCGGTCGCCGTGCCCGTCGCCGCGCCCGCCGCCGAGCCGCTGCCCGACGTCCTGCCGGCGGTGCCGCCGGTGGCGTTCGAGGACGCCCCCGAGGAGCCCGACGCCCCGCGGCGCCGGCGCGGCACGCTGGTGCTCGCCGCGTCGATCGCGGTCGTCGCCACCTTCGGGCTGTCCGCGACGCTCGCCACCGGCGTCGTTCCGCTCCCGGCCGCCGTGGTCGGCGAGAGCCTCGCCCAGGCCGACGCCGCCGTGCCCGCCGCGGGAGCGCCCGCCGGGGTCGACCCGTGGACCGGGGCGGCGCCCGCCGTCACCACGCCCGCCGGCCCGCGCCGTCCCGAGGCCGTCGCGGCGGCGGTCCGCCCGGTCGCCCGCGTGACGCCCACCGGCGCGACGGGGGCCTCCGCGGCCGTGCCCACGCCCGCGGCGGTGCCCGTGGCGCCCGCTCCCGCGGCTCCGGCCCCGGTCGTCCCGGCGGCCCCCGTCCCCGCTCCCGCTCCCGTTCCCGTCCCCGGCCCCGGAACGGGGACCGGCGGCACGGAGGACACGGGCGGGACCGACACGCCCCCTACCGACAATGGTGGCGACACGCCGCCCGCGGACGACGGCGGCAGCACGCCGCCCGCCGACAACGGCGGTGGCAGCACCGGCGGCGACACCGGCGGCACCGAGGGCGGCGGCACGCCGCCCGTCACCGAGCCCGCACCCGTGGGCGGCACCGAGGGCGCCTCGCAGGGCGGCACGTCCACCGCTCCGGCCGCCGCACCGGCCACCTCCGCCGCGGCGTCCACCGCTCCCGCCGCCCCGTGA
- a CDS encoding FmdB family zinc ribbon protein → MPIYVFKCECGYRFEYLASFDAAAPGCPECGGATRKIPAGFSLGGQASAGLTKEQMPQTWRGTYNGDREYVTKLRRQWDKRQQVEAKHPEIAGDQRPIIAHEGRYHAAPLRAGDVPLGGAAGHGTTPRPAAEDATPAAPPSTGHGHGHGGHGHGHGHATKPTTGSTGASPAGGSD, encoded by the coding sequence GTGCCGATCTACGTCTTCAAGTGCGAGTGCGGGTACCGGTTCGAGTACCTGGCCTCGTTCGACGCCGCCGCCCCCGGCTGCCCGGAGTGCGGCGGTGCCACCCGCAAGATCCCCGCGGGGTTCAGCCTCGGCGGTCAGGCGAGCGCCGGCCTGACCAAGGAGCAGATGCCCCAGACCTGGAGGGGCACCTACAACGGCGACCGCGAGTACGTGACGAAGCTGCGGCGCCAGTGGGACAAGCGCCAGCAGGTCGAGGCGAAGCACCCCGAGATCGCGGGCGACCAGCGGCCGATCATCGCGCACGAGGGCCGCTACCACGCGGCCCCGCTGCGGGCCGGCGACGTGCCCCTGGGCGGGGCGGCGGGGCACGGCACGACGCCCCGGCCGGCCGCGGAGGACGCCACCCCGGCGGCCCCGCCGAGCACCGGTCACGGCCACGGCCACGGCGGCCACGGGCACGGGCACGGGCATGCGACGAAGCCCACGACGGGGTCGACGGGTGCTTCCCCGGCGGGCGGCTCAGACTGA
- a CDS encoding DUF3558 family protein, which translates to MTDRTGKRGARWAAALALVLAAACSAPSTVPDVPPVQDPRDVRGADPCALPDAAALAAAGVAAPGTASTGPEGPRCEWRGGTGRLLAVTVFTGDGGLGTLAANSEPTTTRVRLAGYPALETFTGEGEFCQYDVGVAADQVLLVALEGGEPTPAVRCSRCCPRCSPPCPADPRPADPHGAAGADPHGAPRGVRAAPR; encoded by the coding sequence GTGACGGACAGGACCGGGAAGCGCGGTGCGCGGTGGGCGGCGGCACTCGCGCTGGTGCTCGCGGCCGCGTGCTCCGCCCCGTCGACGGTGCCCGACGTGCCGCCCGTCCAGGACCCGCGCGACGTGCGGGGGGCCGACCCGTGCGCGCTGCCCGACGCCGCGGCACTGGCGGCGGCGGGCGTCGCCGCACCCGGGACGGCGTCGACCGGGCCCGAGGGCCCGCGCTGCGAGTGGCGGGGTGGGACGGGGCGCCTGCTCGCCGTCACCGTGTTCACCGGTGACGGCGGTCTGGGCACGCTGGCCGCGAACAGCGAGCCGACGACCACGCGGGTGCGCCTGGCCGGCTACCCGGCGCTGGAGACGTTCACGGGTGAGGGCGAGTTCTGCCAGTACGACGTGGGGGTGGCGGCCGACCAGGTGCTGCTCGTCGCGCTCGAGGGCGGCGAGCCGACTCCTGCAGTGCGCTGCAGTCGCTGCTGCCCCCGGTGCTCGCCGCCCTGCCCGGCTGACCCCCGCCCCGCTGATCCCCACGGGGCTGCGGGGGCGGATCCCCATGGGGCTCCCCGCGGGGTGCGGGCGGCACCCCGCTGA
- a CDS encoding FAD-binding and (Fe-S)-binding domain-containing protein — MRRSPRRGRRVLPRRAAQTEPVSSSDVDDLSAALSRAVRGPVRFDPAHRAMYSADASNYRRVPIGVVTPVDVDDVEAAVSVCSAHDVPVLPRGAGTSIAGQAVNAAVVLDFASHLNRIESIDPEARTARVQPGVVLDKLRDAARPHGLTFGPDPSTHNRCTLGGMIGNNACGSHSVAWGKTVDNVHALDVLTYRGQRLELGRGEHGAGIPAQLAALADRLGEQVRTSFPDLTRRVSGYNLDQLLPENGFDLAKALVGTEGTCATVLGATVRLVESPAFRALAVLGFPDAYTAADHVMPIRELGPLTIEGMDAGLIAALRAANPLETASRALPEGGGWLYVETGGATRAEAEAAADAVVVAMKPFTPHALVVSDPGQMKALWRIREDGAGILTRSPDGGEAWPGWEDAAVPPERFGAYLREFDALLTKHGRRGAYYGHFGDGCLHVRIDFDLLTREGIANFRGFMEEGADLVVAHGGSLSGEHGDGTARAELLPRMYPPEIIAAFEEFKGIWDPDDRMNPGSVVRPKKMDEDLRIFVGMPTMVDAPMLAFAHDRGSFGRATRRCLGVGKCVTESGGVMCPSYRATGEEMHSTRGRARLLFEMANGEVIKGGWDSTEVDDALDLCLSCKGCKRDCPVGVDMAAYKTEFLAQRYQGKVRPASHYSMGALPRWMRIVGKLPAGVVDVLNAAARSPLGALAKRAGGITPERAIPAIARTPYTRTGVGPGAGARLGARVRAGLPGPVRRRLPGVGGATPVQRDDSEVALLHGGPGSRGRILLWPDTFTNHFDPAIAVDAVAVLERLGYTVELPPRDVCCGLTWTSTGQVDAARRVLRRSLRTIEPWLAAGVPVVGLEPSCTAALRADGPELLPDEPLAAALSTGVRTFAEVLGEHVDELAAAATGPARKALVQVHCHQHAELGTDDDRAVMAAIGVDAEVLDSGCCGLAGNFGFEKGHYDVSMACAERVLLPAVRAADADVDVLADGFSCRTQLRQAGTREPVHLAQLAARALGVS; from the coding sequence ATGCGACGAAGCCCACGACGGGGTCGACGGGTGCTTCCCCGGCGGGCGGCTCAGACTGAGCCCGTGAGCAGTTCCGACGTCGACGACCTCTCCGCCGCGCTGAGCCGGGCCGTGCGCGGCCCCGTCCGGTTCGACCCGGCCCACCGCGCGATGTACTCCGCGGACGCCTCGAACTACCGGCGCGTCCCGATCGGGGTGGTCACCCCGGTGGACGTCGACGACGTCGAGGCCGCCGTCTCCGTGTGCTCCGCGCACGACGTGCCCGTGCTGCCGCGCGGCGCGGGCACGTCGATCGCGGGGCAGGCGGTCAACGCGGCCGTGGTGCTGGACTTCGCCTCGCACCTCAACCGGATCGAGTCGATCGACCCGGAGGCGCGCACCGCCCGCGTGCAGCCCGGCGTCGTCCTCGACAAGCTCCGCGACGCCGCGCGCCCGCACGGCCTCACGTTCGGGCCCGACCCGTCGACGCACAACCGCTGCACGCTCGGCGGGATGATCGGCAACAACGCCTGCGGCTCGCACTCGGTGGCGTGGGGCAAGACCGTCGACAACGTGCACGCGCTCGACGTCCTCACCTACCGCGGGCAGCGCCTCGAGCTCGGGCGCGGCGAGCACGGCGCCGGGATCCCCGCGCAGCTCGCGGCGCTCGCCGACCGGCTCGGCGAGCAGGTGCGCACGTCGTTCCCCGACCTGACGCGGCGCGTGTCGGGCTACAACCTCGACCAGCTCCTCCCGGAGAACGGGTTCGACCTCGCGAAGGCGCTCGTCGGTACCGAGGGCACGTGCGCCACGGTGCTGGGCGCCACGGTGCGGCTCGTCGAGTCGCCCGCCTTCCGCGCGCTGGCCGTCCTCGGCTTCCCCGACGCCTACACCGCCGCCGACCACGTCATGCCGATCCGCGAGCTCGGGCCGCTGACGATCGAGGGCATGGACGCCGGCCTCATCGCGGCGCTGCGCGCGGCCAACCCGCTGGAGACGGCGTCGCGCGCGCTGCCCGAGGGCGGCGGCTGGCTCTACGTCGAGACCGGCGGCGCGACGCGCGCGGAGGCCGAGGCCGCCGCGGACGCCGTCGTCGTCGCCATGAAGCCCTTCACCCCGCACGCGCTCGTCGTGAGCGACCCGGGGCAGATGAAGGCGCTGTGGCGCATCCGCGAGGACGGCGCCGGCATCCTCACCCGCTCGCCCGACGGCGGCGAGGCCTGGCCGGGCTGGGAGGACGCCGCGGTGCCGCCGGAGAGGTTCGGCGCGTACCTGCGCGAGTTCGACGCGCTGCTGACGAAGCACGGGCGCCGCGGCGCCTACTACGGCCACTTCGGCGACGGCTGCCTGCACGTCCGGATCGACTTCGACCTGCTCACCCGCGAGGGGATCGCGAACTTCCGCGGCTTCATGGAGGAGGGCGCCGACCTCGTGGTCGCGCACGGGGGCTCGCTCTCGGGCGAGCACGGCGACGGTACGGCCCGCGCCGAGCTGCTCCCGCGGATGTACCCGCCGGAGATCATCGCGGCGTTCGAGGAGTTCAAGGGCATCTGGGACCCCGACGACCGGATGAACCCCGGCTCGGTCGTGCGCCCGAAGAAGATGGACGAGGACCTGCGGATCTTCGTCGGGATGCCGACGATGGTCGACGCCCCGATGCTCGCGTTCGCCCACGACCGCGGCTCGTTCGGGCGCGCCACCCGCCGGTGCCTGGGCGTCGGCAAGTGCGTCACGGAGTCGGGCGGCGTGATGTGCCCGAGCTACCGCGCCACCGGCGAGGAGATGCACTCCACGCGGGGCCGCGCGCGGCTGCTGTTCGAGATGGCCAACGGCGAGGTGATCAAGGGCGGCTGGGACTCCACCGAGGTCGACGACGCGCTCGACCTGTGCCTGTCCTGCAAGGGCTGCAAGCGCGACTGCCCCGTCGGCGTCGACATGGCGGCGTACAAGACGGAGTTCCTGGCGCAGCGCTACCAGGGCAAGGTGCGCCCGGCGTCGCACTACTCGATGGGCGCGCTGCCGCGCTGGATGCGGATCGTCGGGAAGCTGCCGGCGGGCGTCGTCGACGTCCTCAACGCCGCGGCCCGCAGCCCGCTCGGGGCCCTGGCCAAGCGGGCGGGCGGGATCACGCCGGAGCGCGCGATCCCGGCGATCGCGCGCACCCCGTACACGCGGACCGGGGTGGGGCCGGGGGCCGGTGCGCGCCTGGGGGCGCGGGTGCGGGCGGGGCTGCCGGGGCCGGTGCGGCGACGGCTGCCGGGCGTCGGCGGGGCCACCCCTGTGCAACGGGACGACAGCGAGGTGGCCCTGCTGCACGGAGGACCGGGCAGCCGCGGCCGCATCCTGCTCTGGCCCGACACGTTCACCAACCACTTCGACCCCGCCATCGCCGTCGACGCCGTCGCGGTCCTGGAGCGGCTCGGCTACACCGTCGAGCTCCCGCCCCGCGACGTCTGCTGCGGGCTGACCTGGACCTCCACCGGCCAGGTCGACGCCGCCCGCCGCGTGCTGCGCCGCAGCCTGCGCACGATCGAGCCGTGGCTGGCGGCGGGCGTGCCCGTCGTCGGGCTGGAGCCGTCCTGCACCGCCGCGCTGCGCGCCGACGGCCCGGAGCTGTTGCCCGACGAGCCGCTGGCCGCCGCGCTGTCCACCGGGGTCCGGACGTTCGCCGAGGTGCTGGGCGAGCACGTCGACGAGCTGGCCGCCGCGGCCACCGGGCCGGCCCGCAAGGCGCTGGTGCAGGTCCACTGCCACCAGCACGCCGAGCTCGGTACCGACGACGACCGCGCGGTCATGGCGGCCATCGGCGTCGACGCCGAGGTGCTCGACTCCGGCTGCTGCGGCCTCGCCGGCAACTTCGGGTTCGAGAAGGGCCACTACGACGTGTCGATGGCGTGCGCGGAGCGGGTGCTGCTGCCCGCGGTGCGCGCCGCGGACGCCGACGTCGACGTCCTCGCCGACGGCTTCTCCTGCCGCACGCAGCTGCGCCAGGCGGGCACCCGCGAGCCGGTGCACCTCGCCCAGCTCGCCGCCCGCGCGCTCGGCGTGTCGTGA
- a CDS encoding adhesin, which translates to MLAITDIAAEAIKSLTTDAELPDGGGLRIAAPSPDQGLELSLAGQPSADDVVLSGDGVAVFLEPVAAQVLDDKVLDVQPVAGADGEQELRFAIGPQQQPDA; encoded by the coding sequence ATGCTGGCAATCACCGACATCGCGGCCGAAGCCATCAAGTCGCTGACCACCGACGCCGAGCTGCCCGACGGGGGCGGCCTGCGCATCGCTGCACCGAGCCCGGACCAGGGCCTCGAGCTGTCCCTCGCGGGGCAGCCGTCCGCCGACGACGTCGTGCTGTCGGGGGACGGCGTCGCGGTGTTCCTGGAGCCGGTCGCGGCGCAGGTCCTCGACGACAAGGTGCTCGACGTCCAGCCCGTGGCGGGTGCCGACGGCGAGCAGGAGCTGCGGTTCGCCATCGGACCGCAGCAGCAGCCGGACGCCTGA